In Canis lupus baileyi chromosome X, mCanLup2.hap1, whole genome shotgun sequence, one DNA window encodes the following:
- the ZNF630 gene encoding zinc finger protein 630 isoform X1, which translates to MLSPFVQAGSQARLEKELWGPESRARELVTYEDVAVDFTQEEWQHLDPAQKTLHRDVMLEIYSHLVSVGCSGIKPGIIFKLEHEEDPWIKKSELSRWIHSDREESFDSSQQVISEELLFQKEIMETSPKDNSLYSLLKVWHIDGQIDRYQGNQDRVLKQITVISRETVAREKGPKCNTFGKIFGGCIDLDPSCKKLHDFDSCEKSLESNLDSLTCSRSYARKNPIEIFGCGTSPSYSDSCSVPEKIYTGMKPCGHSQCEKVVNHKQVHIQYKKGQAGKKPNVCSECGKGFIKKSQLIIHQRIHTGEKPYVCGDCGKAFSEKSHLIVHQRIHTGEKPYECTECGRTFSQKSPFIVHQRVHTGEKPYECFECQKAFSQKSHLIIHQRVHAREKPFECSECGKAFCEKSHLFIHQITHTGERPYECTECGKTFPRKTQLIIHRRTHTGEKPYKCSECGKTFCQQSHLIGHQRIHTGEKPYVCTDCGKAFSQKSHLTGHQRLHTGEKPYICTECGKAFSQKSPLVIHQRIHTGEKPYECRDCGKTFSQKSPLIIHQRIHTGEKPYECMECGRAFSLKSHLIIHQRAHAGEKPYECSECGKVFWEKSPLVVHQRAHTREKPSESAEYGMAFSRKSQMITYERTHMREKPSKCSECGKVFCQHIHLTRQQNPHRRETSSMY; encoded by the exons ATGTTGAGCCCATTTGTGCAAGCAGGGAGCCAAGCTCGACTTGAGAAGGAGCTTTGGGGTCCTGAGAGCAGAGCCAGG GAACTAGTGACATATGAGGATGTGGCTGTAGACTTCACCCAGGAAGAGTGGCAGCACCTGGACCCTGCTCAGAAGACCCTACATAGAGATGTGATGCTGGAGATCTACAGCCACCTGGTCTCTGTGG GGTGTTCTGGTATAAAACCAGGTATAATCTTCAAGTTGGAACATGAAGAGGACCCATGGATCAAAAAGAGTGAGTTGTCAAGGTGGATTCACTCAG acaGGGAGGAAAGCTTTGACTCTTCCCAGCAGGTCATTTCTGAAGAACTTTTGTTTCAAAAGGAGATAATGGAAACATCCCCAAAGGATAATTCATTGTACTCTCTCTTAAAAGTCTGGCATATTGATggtcagatagatagatatcaaGGAAACCAAGACAGAGTTTTGAAGCAGATCACAGTCATTAGCCGTGAAACAGTGGCCAGGGAGAAAGGCCCCAAGTGTAATACGTTTGGAAAAATTTTTGGTGGCTGCATAGACCTTGATCCTTCATGTAAAAAACTCCATGATTTTGATTCATGTGAAAAGAGCTTGGAATCTAATTTAGACTCGCTGACATGCAGTAGGAGCTATGCAAGAAAGAACCCCATTGAGATATTTGGATGTGGGACATCACCTAGCTATAGTGATTCCTGTTCTGTGCCTGAGAAAATTTACACGGGCATGAAACCCTGTGGACATAGTCAATGTGAAAAAGTCGTCAATCATAAACAAGTCCATATTCAGTATAAGAAAGGTCAAGCAGGTAAGAAACCCAATGTTTGTAGTGAGTGTGGGAAAGGCTTTATTAAGAAGTCACAGCTTATTATACATcaaagaattcatactggagagaaaccctatgtgTGTGGAGATTGTGGAAAAGCCTTCAGCGAGAAATCACACCTCATTGTGCATCAGAGGATTCATACTGgggagaaaccttatgaatgtacTGAGTGTGGGAGGACTTTCTCCCAGAAGTCACCCTTCATCGTTCATCAGAGAgtccacactggagagaaaccctatgaatgtttTGAGTGTCAAAAAGCCTTCTCTCAGAAGTCACACCTCATTATACATCAGCGAGTTCATGCTAGAGAGAAGCCCTTtgaatgcagtgaatgtggaaaagccttctgTGAGAAGTCTCACCTTTTTATACACCAGATAACTCATACTGGGGAGAGACCCTATGAATGTACCGAATGTGGGAAAACCTTCCCTCGGAAAACACAACTCATCATCCATCGAAGAAcacatactggagagaaaccctataagTGTAGTGAATGTGGAAAAACCTTTTGCCAGCAGTCTCACCTCATAGGGCATCAAAGAATccatacaggagagaaaccttatgTATGTACTGACTGTGGAAAAGCCTTTTCCCAAAAGTCACACCTTACTGGACATCAAAGGcttcatacaggagagaaaccttatATATGTAcagaatgtggaaaagccttctcTCAGAAATCACCTCTTGTTATACACCAGAGAATTCATACAGGGGAAAAACCCTATGAGTGTAGGGACTGTGGCAAAACCTTCTCCCAGAAATCGCCCCTCATTattcatcagagaattcatacaggGGAGAAACCCTATGAGTGTATGGAATGTGGAAGGGCCTTTTCCCTGAAATCACACCTCATTATACATCAGAGAGCTCATGctggagagaaaccatatgaatGTAGTGAGTGTGGAAAGGTCTTCTGGGAGAAGTCTCCACTAGTTGTACATCAAAGAGCTCATACAAGGGAGAAACCCTCTGAATCTGCTGAATACGGGATGGCCTTTTCTCGGAAATCACAGATGATCACATATGAGAGAACACACATGAGGGAGAAACCCTCcaaatgcagtgaatgtgggaaggTATTCTGCCAGCATATACACCTCACTAGACAACAGAATCCACATAGGAGAGAAACCTCCTCTATGTACTGA
- the ZNF630 gene encoding zinc finger protein 630 isoform X2 produces the protein MTESQELVTYEDVAVDFTQEEWQHLDPAQKTLHRDVMLEIYSHLVSVGCSGIKPGIIFKLEHEEDPWIKKSELSRWIHSDREESFDSSQQVISEELLFQKEIMETSPKDNSLYSLLKVWHIDGQIDRYQGNQDRVLKQITVISRETVAREKGPKCNTFGKIFGGCIDLDPSCKKLHDFDSCEKSLESNLDSLTCSRSYARKNPIEIFGCGTSPSYSDSCSVPEKIYTGMKPCGHSQCEKVVNHKQVHIQYKKGQAGKKPNVCSECGKGFIKKSQLIIHQRIHTGEKPYVCGDCGKAFSEKSHLIVHQRIHTGEKPYECTECGRTFSQKSPFIVHQRVHTGEKPYECFECQKAFSQKSHLIIHQRVHAREKPFECSECGKAFCEKSHLFIHQITHTGERPYECTECGKTFPRKTQLIIHRRTHTGEKPYKCSECGKTFCQQSHLIGHQRIHTGEKPYVCTDCGKAFSQKSHLTGHQRLHTGEKPYICTECGKAFSQKSPLVIHQRIHTGEKPYECRDCGKTFSQKSPLIIHQRIHTGEKPYECMECGRAFSLKSHLIIHQRAHAGEKPYECSECGKVFWEKSPLVVHQRAHTREKPSESAEYGMAFSRKSQMITYERTHMREKPSKCSECGKVFCQHIHLTRQQNPHRRETSSMY, from the exons atgacTGAGTCCCAG GAACTAGTGACATATGAGGATGTGGCTGTAGACTTCACCCAGGAAGAGTGGCAGCACCTGGACCCTGCTCAGAAGACCCTACATAGAGATGTGATGCTGGAGATCTACAGCCACCTGGTCTCTGTGG GGTGTTCTGGTATAAAACCAGGTATAATCTTCAAGTTGGAACATGAAGAGGACCCATGGATCAAAAAGAGTGAGTTGTCAAGGTGGATTCACTCAG acaGGGAGGAAAGCTTTGACTCTTCCCAGCAGGTCATTTCTGAAGAACTTTTGTTTCAAAAGGAGATAATGGAAACATCCCCAAAGGATAATTCATTGTACTCTCTCTTAAAAGTCTGGCATATTGATggtcagatagatagatatcaaGGAAACCAAGACAGAGTTTTGAAGCAGATCACAGTCATTAGCCGTGAAACAGTGGCCAGGGAGAAAGGCCCCAAGTGTAATACGTTTGGAAAAATTTTTGGTGGCTGCATAGACCTTGATCCTTCATGTAAAAAACTCCATGATTTTGATTCATGTGAAAAGAGCTTGGAATCTAATTTAGACTCGCTGACATGCAGTAGGAGCTATGCAAGAAAGAACCCCATTGAGATATTTGGATGTGGGACATCACCTAGCTATAGTGATTCCTGTTCTGTGCCTGAGAAAATTTACACGGGCATGAAACCCTGTGGACATAGTCAATGTGAAAAAGTCGTCAATCATAAACAAGTCCATATTCAGTATAAGAAAGGTCAAGCAGGTAAGAAACCCAATGTTTGTAGTGAGTGTGGGAAAGGCTTTATTAAGAAGTCACAGCTTATTATACATcaaagaattcatactggagagaaaccctatgtgTGTGGAGATTGTGGAAAAGCCTTCAGCGAGAAATCACACCTCATTGTGCATCAGAGGATTCATACTGgggagaaaccttatgaatgtacTGAGTGTGGGAGGACTTTCTCCCAGAAGTCACCCTTCATCGTTCATCAGAGAgtccacactggagagaaaccctatgaatgtttTGAGTGTCAAAAAGCCTTCTCTCAGAAGTCACACCTCATTATACATCAGCGAGTTCATGCTAGAGAGAAGCCCTTtgaatgcagtgaatgtggaaaagccttctgTGAGAAGTCTCACCTTTTTATACACCAGATAACTCATACTGGGGAGAGACCCTATGAATGTACCGAATGTGGGAAAACCTTCCCTCGGAAAACACAACTCATCATCCATCGAAGAAcacatactggagagaaaccctataagTGTAGTGAATGTGGAAAAACCTTTTGCCAGCAGTCTCACCTCATAGGGCATCAAAGAATccatacaggagagaaaccttatgTATGTACTGACTGTGGAAAAGCCTTTTCCCAAAAGTCACACCTTACTGGACATCAAAGGcttcatacaggagagaaaccttatATATGTAcagaatgtggaaaagccttctcTCAGAAATCACCTCTTGTTATACACCAGAGAATTCATACAGGGGAAAAACCCTATGAGTGTAGGGACTGTGGCAAAACCTTCTCCCAGAAATCGCCCCTCATTattcatcagagaattcatacaggGGAGAAACCCTATGAGTGTATGGAATGTGGAAGGGCCTTTTCCCTGAAATCACACCTCATTATACATCAGAGAGCTCATGctggagagaaaccatatgaatGTAGTGAGTGTGGAAAGGTCTTCTGGGAGAAGTCTCCACTAGTTGTACATCAAAGAGCTCATACAAGGGAGAAACCCTCTGAATCTGCTGAATACGGGATGGCCTTTTCTCGGAAATCACAGATGATCACATATGAGAGAACACACATGAGGGAGAAACCCTCcaaatgcagtgaatgtgggaaggTATTCTGCCAGCATATACACCTCACTAGACAACAGAATCCACATAGGAGAGAAACCTCCTCTATGTACTGA